The Lytechinus variegatus isolate NC3 chromosome 11, Lvar_3.0, whole genome shotgun sequence genome contains the following window.
CCaatcaaaattttcaatataaattgtACCACTCATTATTTACTATGatactctttttttaatattcattattttcatttatgttcATTTCTAGATGCAAGATttgttttgtcaaaattttgtttttatatgattttcttgatcAGTTTGACTGGCAgagatttcaattgattttctttccTATTGCTATAATTGATTACTATATATGTTTGTAAttctatgtatttttatgtCATACAGGGCTCGATTGTAAAACAGTATTTAAATCACTGATGGGGCTACCCTGTTGAAATGaagttgaataaataaacaaatgaaataaataatcttGGAAATACATATGCAATGAGCATGCATGAGTTCTTCATTACTATCATCTGTATAACACAATTATGTAGGTCATGAGTCGGAGATAATTTAAGCAGTTCTGTATTTTGAAACATAGttgaaataaaatgcatttatcactcaattttgtgatttataaTTAGATCTTCTACAGTAACACATTTATCTACCATCTCTATGTCCTAATCTCAGTTATCGCTTTCTTCAGTCCCTTCCatatcttcgtcatcatcagcatcatcttCAGCTTGATATTGGAACAGTCCGTCGAATTTTGTTCCATGTCTTGCTAGGACTCTTTGAATTGCTTTCCTGACATCCATACCCTTTTCTACTTTTTCGTTGAGATCAGATATGATTTCCTGATTGGTTTGGTCTTCTTCAAGAAATAAGCTGTGCCTTAGGAAACTGGAGTAGCGTTCGAAAAAGATGCGTTTAATAGCCCATAGTACTTTCACATGAGCCCTTTCTTTAGCTTCGTCACCACGAATACCCTTGGATATATATTTATCGTACTTTTCATCCCTCAGTTGCTCTGTAGCTGACAACGCCTCTTCGTACCATTCTTGATAAGCCAGGTTGTCCGCAGGTTCGTCTTCGTCAGGGATCTCTGTATTTGTAGAttcctcttctccttcctctgtttcagagtcacTTCTTTCAGTGTTTTCGTCGTCGCTTTCTCCTCCAAAAATGCTGGAATCTTCATTGTAATCAGTCACATCTCCATCATCTCCCATTTCAGGGTGTGCATCTCTTTGATGCCTCTTCAAGTCGTAGTTTCGACTATACGACTTTTCACACAGTGAACAGCAGTAACGCTTTACTGTATCGCGAGTATTCATGTTTATCCAATGGATTCGAACTTGCAAATGATGAGATAGAAACGATCTTTTCccttttattgcattttaactTGCAAATGTCAAGTTTTATATCGAACGCCGCATAATGACCTCGTATTATTTCTACTGCGCCACAACTGCCAGAATGGTGCAATGACTGTATGACGGAATGGTAAAATGGCGGTATGACGGGATGGTAAAATGACGGGATGGTGATATGGCGGTATGACGGGATGGTGATATGGCGGTATGACGAAATGACGGTATGATGTCATGAAAAGATGGCGGGATAGTAAAATGGCGGTATGACGAAATGACGGGATGGTAAATTAACGGTATGACGGAATGACGGAATGATGGGTTGGTGTATTCGCGGTTTGACGGGATGGCGATACGATGGTATGACGATTTGGCGAAATGATGAAGTGATGTATGACGATATGACGGAATGATGGAATGGTGTTATGTAAGTTTGACGGAATGGTTGacgaaaatgaagaaaaggaacaaatgttgaaaatgaagaaaCCGAAGGATGTGAAAagactgataaaaaaatgaacaaactgacagagaaaggaaatgaagaaaatggtgaaatgaaagaatatgaaaaagggAAGGATTAAAGAAGATCAATTGAAGAAACTGAAGAAACTTAACAAATTATCTAAATTGGAGAAACTTAAGAAATGACGCGGCGAAAGTGGAGCGAGACgtcgtggagcgttgtggcccagtggattagtcttctgactttgaaacagagggtcgtgggttcgaataccagccatggcgtaatgtccttcagcaagaaatttatccacattgtgctgcactcaaacaaggtgaggtgaatgggaaccctgtaggaagaaattccttgaacgCTTGAGCATTtcggcagcccagctaaagccgggataataataatagcagggtccgctaggagaacagttttcagaactgaagtggcttccctaggtaaatatacctaatagtattatcaatgttattattatcaagtatgaaaaaatatcaacaatcaATGTGTCTCTGGTGAAAGAAAAATAGGCACCGAAGAGTGGAAAGTAGAAATTATCGAATTTTAGAATGAACAAAATGATGAGAAGTTAAAGAAGTATAAAAATAGTTGATTATTTGTCGAAATATACCATCCGCTCGTTTTATCGATCTGTTCGATAAAATAGTCAAGTTTACaattcaaacaagcataaaaGGCTATTACGTAATACGCGTGCCAGTTCTGCACAAGATGCACGACGCCGTGGTTTGGGAAGGAATAATACAAATTGACATTCGGTTTTCTTTTCAATGTATTTCCCTAGCGTTACGCTCTATGAGTTCCTAAATAATGGGCAAGTTTCCTTTGTGCTTTACCACTCTCCCATATAACAAGTCCACGTCCATGCATGCCCTGCCTTCTCGGAAAATGATTTGGCAACGAACTTggatgagtgtgtgtgtgtcaaGGTATATGGTTGGTGTTATTTTCATATAAGTATCAttcaaattataattatttacctTTTAAATTGACCGAGTTTTAGACATAATGCCACCATCCGAAAGACTCAGCCATGCAGGGCTCACATCTAGGACCCGTGGCGCTTTCTTTACTTTTCCTCTGTTTTAATTTCGTAACAACATTCATTTCTGAACTATTGTCTTGTTTTATACTTGTTGGGGCTTGCCGTTAATACTTTTGGAGTCTTTCGGTTTGGATGACGTCATTTCcgttgtttgttttattttcctaaCTTTTGTCTCGTTTTTCACTTGTCGAGGCTTGCCGCCAATTCTTTTGTTCTACCTTGTTGTGGATGTCGTCATTATGCTTCACAATCTTATGACGTCATCTGTTCCTCAGACCATGACGTCATTGTCACGTGTTCATTATTGATCCATATTTCCATTATTATCgatccatatttcatatttattgattcatattaccataattcataatcatatttcatatttacatatttccataattcataatcatatttcatattttcatatttccatatttccataattcataatcatatttcatatttccataactttattaatatttcatattctattGTTTACAACAATagaatattcataattcatatttctattgtttaGAACAATAGGGATTAGTTATGTGACTATACGTACACCTTTACTACAGAcgaaagtaaacgatgaaggcacttttctgcctaaaaattgtcatttccattgtcaaaaatgaaaaaaaaaatccccttgacggagcaattacattatcatagtaagactcgcgtcttttgacgaacagttcctctgtgaaacatactttgataagccccttttccatctcattacagtgtgataacgtttaccttttcatgaatacatttcagaataaaaccgaatggcaagctaatttttttatatctaaaagtgcaaattatgaaaaagatggatatcttctcagataaatgatttgattttatatgtttcgatctaaaaagtgaaaaaaaaatcgagcacgttttgaaataaagagatggctgtgtatttatgcaaagcgcgagcgattttttatttttatactatgacctgaaagttttcttttttcccaattattcacctcccttccatcattcaactttcttcccggtcctatctttcttcttatttttcgcctcaccttccgccgcttggcccccttgatctacctatgatgacccctcccaAGGCaggaattttgtttaaaaatggaatataagTCTCGTTAATATGGCTTATGCCGAAAGGGTGAGTgatgtcgcgttagggtgcgtcaacgcgaacgcgaagattcgtccaaagcccccccccccccggtttggccgaaagggtgcgtcgGGAGCGCCACagcgcgtcgcgttcactggaccgcgccctttcgtccaaagccccccccccccggtttggacgaaagggtgtgtttaataacaataaaaaaataaataaaaaaaaaatatttaaaagaaagctgaatataaggtattttgtcaaacattgccaagttgcacgtaaaatagagaatttcaatcatttaaagcattgacaatttgaggaaaagaaagaaaagtttaactaataataataatgataataataataataataattatgataataaaatcagatacccacccttgcaataagccacttggcgccattttttcactccaaattgatatccataaattcactctttggggtgaaaattattattattattataagtattattattgttattattattatttttatcattataagtattattattattattattattattatacaaacaaaacacgcacatattattattattatcattatacacacaacacgcacagatacacaacagatacatctccCAGTGAATTTGAAAGTGAATTGGCTTAACAAAggaacattctcgtctaaccgtctatgcactaaattTACTTATAAGTATCCTGAGGCGATTTTTATccgtcatttttattagttatgaaattgacaatggcaatcgatgtcatcaatgtcatcactctttggctggCATATAGGGCTAGATGCAAGTTCgagaatagttgggccggtatgccttttcttttcctaaccaagttcttaacaaaaactatttgtttatatatatttcgaaattcgaggatacatgtgtataatttcgattttgaattatgtatttttccataataaaagagcacaaatagtagggggacatttgatattatgtaccccctttcaaaaatggtagggggacgcgcccccctgggatttccgcccatggtgagggggagcttttgcattttctagattaaaattgaaagatttcgtgcacacttttggtgaattttgccctctcgatcggcggccctcggctgcgtacggtcatgtttgtcatcttaaagtctttaaaaggcctatattacattggtttgaaacaactGAGTTTGCattaaggctcgtaatttgctggaattgcgaccctgatcatgaagaaacaccagtctgggtcagaagggaggaaacagaaggagcaaaaagaactccaagactgtttaattctcaagaaatttatttttgaatgctcttagaaatgCAACTTTTATAGATAATTTTTACACTAAGTTCTTAACGTGGGgggtcccacaccctctcccgctcgatcgcttccgtatctcacgctttcaaaaatattgtgcccccttcgggattttgccccccccccctcaaaaaaaaaagtgttccggcgcgcctgtgtccttgtaacttatccaaATGTTCTACATGGACTTTACCCCTCAAATCATTGAATAGGAACCAAATAAAACTcctctaaaaataaattatgtaagATAATCACCATACTTTTCTAAGGAGGAGGGGgagttacactctaaaaacacgaAGTAAAAATTTAGCACTTaaaaggatggtccgggctgaaaatatttatatcttaatacatagagtagaattcactgagcaaaatgccgaaattccatcaaaatcggataacaaataataaagttattaaaatttaaagtttagcaatattttgtgaaaacagtcatcatgaatgttcattaggtggaatgatgatgtcacatctccactttccgttttgttatgttattacataaaatcataatttttatcattatttcatacttgtatgaatatgtctcccttttaatgaaataagttgcagcaataaatatctaatttaaaccattaaatcagttgtcaatccaatttttatagttcttggaggaaaaatttgaataaacctgatttcatataataaaatacaaaagaacaagtggagatgtgacatcatcagcccacctaattaatattcatgacgaccgttttcacaaaatattgcttaactttaaaattcaataacttttttatttgtcatccgattttgatgaaatttttgacattttgctaagtgaattctactctattaattaggctataaatattttcagcccggaccatccctttaatgtgtAGTGACTGTACtttgagtgctgattttcttgtttcaaatttgattaaCTAAATCAACACTCAAAGTGCATTCATTATACAAGCCCAAAAGTGTTGAataagcacttcatttttttagagtgtatgattGTAAATGCAGGATTTTTCTCATTAGAGgcctgaaccccccccccccacattgctTATGGATATATGATCTCAAAAACATTGTAAATTATTATCATACTTAACACGTGCACAGAATGGAGCCATACTCCTGTTATCTTGCTTTTCATTTGCCTGTTAGCAGTTATTATTCTAGAGGAACTGACTAGCGCAAAAGGTCGAAAGTTTTTAAGTGTCCATCttgaatattataaaaaaataaccatGTCAACTGAGAAATTTTAACAGCTATTTTTACAACTATCACACAATGGTCTCACAACTCTTTCAGCATTTATTAGATTTATTCtcacatttatttcttaatcaGGGTAGCCCCTATCGGTATGCTCTTTTATTTGGGACCCTGTGTAACATAAAACAATtgcaggaaaataaaaatatatatatatgtattggtATATACGTATTGGGCGACAGTTtgagaaaaggaaaacaaaggAGAGAGGTGAGGAAGAAAGCGTGATGTAGAGAGCCAAGAGAAAACTCATCCGAATTATTAAGATACTGTCATTTACATCCCAACATGATACACAATACCCCTTGCTGAAAATGAATGTATTTAAACAAATGAAGCAAAATTCAACAAactaaatgctgaaaaattcatcaaatgtgGATTAAAATATATCTAAATTATTAAATTCAAAGGCTATCAAGCTTGCACTAACAAACAAGTAATGTGCATTTGTATTTActcactttccttttttcttctgatacacaatcataattatttttatgatttgaaaagtgaaagttgcagcaatgaatatcttaaTCATTAATTTAGAATTAAATCATTCCCCCTTTCATTCAATGAAGACAGagcatgaataaatataatttcacattttaaaatCCAAAGAATTCGGGATACATCATGAGCTTAATCATGAAGACATACATATAACCTTTTCactgaaattaagcaaaacgtCACAACGTCGTTATACTTTGTCCGATTTATTAGAACCTTTAGGGTTTTGTCGCATTTTACTCTAAAATGAGATCAGTTTCAGCTGCAACAAACTGTAACCATGATATGAAAATCATgtcttcattatattttttagtTTGTCGTTAAGTTGGATCCTTAAAATTCCAAAACAGATttgcttgatttattttatattctagCATATGCCCATATATCCAATATGTTCAATCAATTGATTACTTTAACGTCAATGTGACTTTAATTTTGTAATTGAAAACGTTATATAATTACACAAATGTAAAACTTAGTTTTAGTAATATAATGACAGAGAATTGGGAGCTATCTGATAATGCGTAATAGTGTCTTGATTATATCAAGTGCCTTAATAAAAGAGTAAATACACTAAAATGTGTCTTGATTATAAAGTGTGTTAACAAAAAAAGTAGGTATACTAAGAATGTATCCATTACTCACAGTCACCTAAATGTTTACCAGATTATCCATATAACATAGCCATGATAACGATGATTATTCTTCATTGTAATGTTAATCCCCATATCGTTTGCTGATTTCACAGAATAATTCCATTCAAATTTAACCACTTAAGGATGTttagcattgtttttttttactcaccaTTATATGCCGAAAATTTAGCTTCGAGGTTTTAGCAATTAGGTATCAGCACTGGCCGATCGAGGGGAGGGGCAAAGCGGGCCCGTGcccccttttttaaaatgtgtaatgtaaaaatgccgttaaaacaaaagtgtgctttccccccttttgaaagtaaagactcttttttttgcttatcaaatttgTTCCTGGACGAAATGTCCTTAATTTTTGGTTAGAAACCTTTTTTCCCTgtcaaattgtcaaaaattggcTGAAAAGTATCCATAGACCTTTTTTAAATACTTCTGCAATttgagaatattttattttacagtACGACAAAGTATGATAAATGTGAAATGGTAAGGTAATTTGTACCTTTTAAAGGATACAATTTTTGCGAGATTTTGCTGTATATTACAAGACAAATTCACATGACCGAAAGTGctcatgatttaaaaataaacacCCCCTATTTTAATATCTACACGTCTTAAGTATATCCTCacacaaaatttccatttttatgacAATTACACGAGGTTTAAATAAAGTGCAGCAATTATTGTACTTCtcaaatttgttatagaaatatttttttaatatatttttttttggttatagaaaattttttttaagaggTGTTTTCAATTTTCCTTCCATTTTCAAAAACCTGAAGCCTTATGAGGGAAAACGAATAGCAATATGAATTAATTCTCGATCTCAAATATATAATTCTGAATTATTCCCTAAAATTtgatacaatatacatgtattttgcctAAGCAAACACAATGTAGTAATCTTGTGAGGTCTaaaaattccaaaatattttgtacGCGCAATTTCTAAGAACATCCAACTAGGTGAACTCCAATTAAATCGGAAAGCAAAAAATAAGCACATGAAATTCATGCTGtcgattttgcatattttgaatattcagGTGACAACTAACTCTGTGTGAAATCTGGTGAAAAtttaatggatttattttaactATGGAACGTCCCTAATATTCATCATCCTCATGTAGAGGGTCAGGGGTTTCGTAGATATCTTCTGCTGGTTGTTGTACAGGAAGTTGGTTGTATCGGGTAAGGGGTTTGTTTACTCCACTTTTTCTGGGTTTCGTTTGAAGACTCCTCCACGCCTCCACACTTCCATTGGTATGTGTTCTATAGGCAAGTTATTGTTATAAATATCACTACCTTTTACGTCTTTAGATGATGGATCCAATGACGGAGATTATTATCACCATGATGATGAGGAGTAGGATGCCAGAGACTGATGTGATTATAAGTGTAAACTTCATTCCACTGGGCGGATCTTCTGAAATTGATAGTGAGATTGATATTTATGTTAGGAACTTTGTTGCCCGAACAGAAATTGATAAAATCCAGAAAGAACAACTCCAAATCACAATTTGCCCGTGTAAATGAAATGCTCGGTCATGCGTGCATTGTGAACGTTGAGATGGAATTCAAATACAAGAGGCATGAGAGGGGAagcatattttttcattgatttacaTCTCATGaagtaaaattatgatcatttATTATATATTGCACTGAATTACGGTTtcgcttttctttttttaaccgTATAATGCAGTGTACTTTTCCATATATACCTATATATACACCGATATGCtattcacactgcactttttgtcctaaattggtggggctaaggggggggggtcttagccccaccaatttcccggggttaagcttaacccacttcgttttcacactacgttttagcaaagtaggctagcacggtaaatagtacggtactatctggccctgcaaaaaagtagggttagccggcttattgtggtgctagcaccacaaccatgacaattgcggtgctaagagatgcagtgtgaaaacgaaacagggctaaggaaagtggggctaagcattaaccaatcacagaagtcgaattgcacgttaatcacgctctgtatggtaaaatcagcagtattcatgagctgagggatagtccggggttaaggcattaaccacggttgagcagatagtatggggttaagaaagacagtgtgaatcgaaaaaagatagtatggggttaaggatagtccggggttaaggatagtatggggttaaggaaatgcagtgtgaaaagcataagaGTGTGATCAATCTTGGTGTTGTACGTGTACGGGTctccttcataattatatttaagATCAAGAGTATCAAAAGTATTGAGAGGGCTGTAGCAAGATTAATACCAGTCTTCGTCAAGCTTTCAGGCACATgcccttttaattttttttttttttttttttttttggggggggaatatGTACTATATGATACATTTATACATTATTATCTTTGTATATTGGTTTAGATCCTGATGAAGGGCAAGTGAACCTTGACGAAGACTGGTATTGATCTTGCTACGGCTCTCTCCATACTCTTGATCTCAACGCCTTTTCAAGTCGCTGGCATCAATAGCCATATGCGGATTTAAAAACCGCATATACTGTATGTGTCCTTAGTGGatttatcattgtttttcaCAGAAAAATTCAATGAAACACTGATAGACATACCAGCTTTTAAAGTAGTCTCGGGTGGAAAATCAATCCAGTCATGGATTCCGAAGTTGTTTGAACAATTGATTTTGACGGAGTACGTGGTTCGTGGAAGAAGCCCCGAGAGGCTAACTGGTGGTTCGGTGTTGATACTGACCGATCGAGTGTTGCAGCCTTCTGTAATAAGTGCAGTACATCCATCGAAGAGACCAACCCCATCCTCTCTTATAACCCAGGATACGACGAGTTCAGTGGCCTTTACCGTGACGAAATGAGGGTTGATCAAAACTGCAGAGGGAGTAAACACATGAGGACCAGAGTAATTTATAAAAACAAGATGACATTAGGACAATTGCATTTAATGCTACCTAAATATGTagaccatttttgaaaaaatcaaGGAGTTGGAATGAATAATAACCCACAAAGAAAGAAACCAAAATAGATGACTCTTTCATCGACTTAAAATCTAATGTTGTCAGCAATTTTCCTTCTGAAATCTTCCTTATACCCCCTTCCCCGCCATTTGTTGTTTAACCTCTTCTATATTTGTGTGATATAGGTTGACTACCTAACCCGGAGTGATAAagctgaacaaaaaaatgtgcGTCAATGATTTCACGAACCGGCACATACCTCATTTTTGGGGGTCAAATTTTCGAAATTAAGTTGTTTGCATTTTCTGAAATCCCGTCATATAACTATATAACTTAATGACAAAATGTTAGCTAAGAATACGTATTATCTTAACAATAAGAGTATATTCAGTTTTCGCACGAAACCGGAATTTACGAAGTGGCATAAACCATTTTTTCTGTACTGTCTCTGGAATGGCTCGCAGGATCCATTATTACCCGCCCGAACCCGACTTAGATGCGTACACAGCCCGTATGcattgtacactgtaaaaaataattagctaatttagcacttacagcgCTTGTATATAGACTGCACTACCGtccgagtgctgattttctagttataatttgaactagaaaatcagcactcgtagtgcagtcactttACAAGctctgtaagtgctaaatttgCACTTCTTTTTTTATAGTGTAAGAttttaccatggacctactagcaagaataggtccatgattttaCGAACTGGCTCAAACTGTGGTTTTGTGCGGCTAATAAATGATGCGCGTGACAGATACCGCGTTTACACttgatcggcttttggttcagaaccgcgagccgatgcaagttaatcgcgtttacacgctatgaaaagccgatgcaaaagccgattaagtgtaaacacgaTAATTATGAAGTGATCTAAACACCCTGCTTTCCATACAAATTATCAGTCTCTACGTACCCTCTTCATGTAAAATATATGAAAGCGCGAAGTTTTGAGCGTCGGAAAAACACACAAACTTGAACGCGAATCTCGAAATCGTGTTTTGAGACAAGCGGAGGATTATACTGGTTCATAAAATCACTGACGTAATAAAATACCGCCCTAcagattttgtcaaattaaatgTTTACGCCTTCAAGCAAAGTATCCCTCAGATCTACGATTCATCAGCCTTAATTTCTAAACTATCCGTTCTTTTGAATAGAGGCTGCATAATTTATGTCTTTGGATATGACTATATAATTTTATTAACATTCTTCAAATTCAGAAGGAAAAaagcattaatttaaaaaagaaacggCTATAAAAAAAACTCTCGCATTCAAATACCTTGGAGTCGACGTGTATTCGTAGCACTATCCGATTCCGAAATATCGTTCAATGTTCTATCGCTTGATCCTGCTCGGTATAAGAACGATTCATCACGACCTGTGGCGTATACGACAGCACGAAACCTGGGGTAGATCGTCTGTCCGTCGTTAGTGATGACACGATCACTTTCTACGGAATATCTACCATCTGTAACAATACACCATCTTGAGCACATTTCAGTTCCGTTGAGTATATTTAGAGAATATTCCTCTATCCACTCTATCTACAAATTTGTCATTATAAAACAACgacaatgaaaatatatcaacaatAATTCCaatactagtactactactaccacttcttctacactgtaaaaaataatgcGCTAATCTAGctgcacttacagtgcttgtatagtaaCTGCACTACAAGTGCTGATtgtctagtttaaatttgaactagaaaatcaacactcgaagtgcagtcactatataaGCACTGTATAAAGTGCTAAATTAGAACTTCATTATTAACAGTGTAGTTTCATAACATTTTAAGAATTCGtgatattattgttataatattATATCAACCTTCAAAAATATCTTTAAGTTTCATAACATTTCAAGAACGTTCGATGTTAAAGTCAGAATACTTTAACAGTGTTTTTAGACTATATTCACATTCAATGTTAACATTATAAAATTGTTAGTAAAATGTTATTTCtcaaaaatgttaatattacATCACAAAAACTTAAAATTGGAGATGtttgtaatatattttaaaaattttggaaaacatttttgatgttatgttaaaatattgtaaaaccAAATTCATTTCAAGAACGTTTATTGTGATCAAAAAAATTGTCATCAATTGCGTTCCAACAGAATAcaaatttaattaattttaattacTTACTGACATCTGGCACtacacagcggctgccgggccaatgatcaattgggcaaagcaa
Protein-coding sequences here:
- the LOC121423413 gene encoding uncharacterized protein LOC121423413, whose product is MCSRWCIVTDGRYSVESDRVITNDGQTIYPRFRAVVYATGRDESFLYRAGSSDRTLNDISESDSATNTRRLQVLINPHFVTVKATELVVSWVIREDGVGLFDGCTALITEGCNTRSVSINTEPPVSLSGLLPRTTYSVKINCSNNFGIHDWIDFPPETTLKAEDPPSGMKFTLIITSVSGILLLIIMVIIISVIGSII